One genomic region from Reichenbachiella ulvae encodes:
- a CDS encoding PorP/SprF family type IX secretion system membrane protein, whose protein sequence is MLRKTLLFLFASTLLILNESQGQDPQFSQYYAAPLYLNPALAGINQLGRAGVNYRNQWPSIDASFETFSAYVDVNFDEKNSSVGLMVTSDQEGIAGLTSTEIALQYAYQVRVNYKWTFRPAIQASYTFRDLNFNRLTFGDQIDANGLNGNPTAEQFDAAGTVHYWDLGVGGIVFSDRIWFGASMHHLREPDQSFLGDGSPLPRKLSLHGGYRIPLRTGYKKGETAKGMERSLSPTFNYRTQGEFDQLDVGMYFTWQPVIFGLWYRGIPIKTPEGSGSNTESLIFMFGVTQKKLTFGYSFDYTLSNLGIATGGAHEVSITYTFKWGDPRKPSRDVRELKCPVPYMF, encoded by the coding sequence ATGCTAAGAAAAACTCTCCTTTTTCTATTTGCTTCTACCCTTTTGATTCTAAATGAATCTCAAGGGCAGGACCCTCAGTTTTCGCAGTATTATGCCGCCCCTTTGTATCTCAACCCAGCATTGGCTGGCATCAATCAATTGGGACGTGCAGGTGTAAACTATAGAAATCAGTGGCCATCTATTGATGCGAGTTTTGAGACCTTCTCTGCCTATGTGGATGTGAATTTCGACGAAAAAAACAGTAGTGTGGGGCTAATGGTTACTTCTGATCAGGAGGGAATTGCAGGTCTGACGTCTACCGAGATCGCTCTGCAGTATGCCTATCAGGTCAGAGTCAATTACAAATGGACCTTTCGTCCAGCCATTCAGGCCTCTTATACTTTCAGAGATTTAAATTTCAATCGACTCACCTTCGGGGATCAAATAGATGCCAATGGACTCAATGGCAACCCTACAGCTGAGCAGTTTGATGCTGCTGGTACAGTTCACTATTGGGATTTAGGGGTTGGAGGCATTGTCTTTTCTGACCGCATTTGGTTCGGTGCATCGATGCATCATTTGAGAGAGCCAGATCAATCCTTCCTCGGAGATGGCAGCCCGCTACCCAGAAAACTTTCTCTACATGGTGGGTACCGTATCCCACTGCGAACAGGATATAAAAAAGGTGAAACTGCCAAAGGCATGGAAAGAAGCCTATCCCCTACTTTCAACTATCGTACTCAAGGTGAATTCGACCAACTGGATGTAGGAATGTACTTTACCTGGCAGCCTGTGATCTTCGGGCTTTGGTACAGGGGTATTCCTATCAAAACACCAGAAGGCAGCGGCTCGAATACCGAATCGCTCATCTTCATGTTTGGAGTCACCCAAAAGAAATTGACCTTCGGATATAGTTTTGACTATACCCTATCCAATCTGGGTATCGCAACTGGAGGAGCCCATGAGGTCTCTATTACTTACACCTTCAAATGGGGAGATCCTCGCAAACCTTCGCGTGACGTCCGAGAGCTCAAATGCCCGGTTCCATATATGTTCTAA
- a CDS encoding PKD domain-containing protein — MKNRLNPSFVWMLMVFLWLFGYESNAQVQNYSEYNWLFGNSNGMITFNKSDARAQLDDFMTTPFGIGGGAVISDPVTGDLLFYTDGERIYDANHATLPGNPLLNGNPSINRSAVVFPLPYSTGQYYIFTNSGSAGVNEIQYSIVDRTLPGNAAGGEPALGDIVSTNTSTGLTDPAEGMIMIRQNIDNYWLITQDRNTYDYRVTAISSTTGVGATTNFNFDTATDPAYETASFAYDAVNGRIAVAPRDPNRNIYILDFDVATGVLAFNRSILNTGNADAAGESIYDVEWSASGNQLYFTRFGDAGEFGDLYQFDFNDPVATVNSILFQPVFRSYGIQRGPDQNIYHLYQQSSGDAFEIGVITEADSTYHEDSLAFNVGYDSLAFTPSNINGRQFPAFAGEHFEEFDSVGFVYYDTCTTQKTKFMSVVEPTPESYVWDMGGDTTLTGPSPVHVFSGAGTYPVTLTVTLNGVEETYTQNVTINELDLIIDLGMDTVRCPGEVFTYDAGDGALSYAWNTGETTQTIEVDTTGTFSVAIETPAGCMNYGYVQVVTYEDQSQFRNQWYFGEQAGIDFNDPAGTVAITDDNQINSPQAASSVSDLNGDLLFYTDGETVWNREHNVMPNGTNIGGDNTSMQGAMIVPLPQDTTTYYIFTTDPVYGDNTFNMRYSVVDMKLDLMRGAVVQKNLPFYTNSSERMTALGVGQGFTYLITHEYGNNQFKSYPISVSGIGEPLTSAAGSVLRWDEEKMGTAELQIAQAGQYIAMAIQETTENYVELFEIDSLTGGISQVAKINIQEPAPALVYGVEFSAGAEKLYISTNSNGSKLLQYDLDSIQAPTAEADIEATKFELGSSASLQYGALQTGADGIIYMAVDGQGTLATINNPSGDDASAGFVEDGFDLAGRTSRLGLPNFAQSVPLPLMNPGAVITNACLGQEAEFDGSGTSIIDTYLWTFDDGTFADVEDTTHVYNLPGTYNTSLRIMNRCGLDTTFLQPVDVYAIPTAPTVLDAVTLCNGPVTLEAWPTDTAAFSYTWSTGDTTRQITVSQASLISVFITDTTGCQSEPRESFVDDTSPIVNLGPDQFICQDVPFGPLDAQNPGSQFTWTLDGTDTGNNLAQQTVDTSVPGTYVYEVEVVDIFDCRTVDEIELTVQNFPNYTFTTTPTTGCGATDGAINIDITDAGSFTYALAGPVSLLTTPITGPSGDTQLSNALSGGAYVINVTNTVTGCANNQQANVIDGGTFTLDVVPVPGCPGDGELQVTVNAPISTAVDYDLLDQVGNVIFSSTATLDASNQFSITSLDSGTYNLVVQGMDALGNVCTGALNDIVLSGNDLADFTVAPQFICGDEGQIGILPITVNAADPILYTWSGSDIIGSAQGDSIVVGSGGTYTVTSSGTGYCDYTQTVRVTQNALPQIAIDVQGNECDGSLTLVADVTNPLVGNAAYRWDNGNLTAQRAVVSSGTYELSVLDQGSGCVNTVSTDVQVFDELTVFIASDPNCEENGAVSLSAFANITEDVTFTWTDLNGDVITTSGAEIDITESGNYSVNVASDLSSCQADASIDIAVIPIDEDQLILPQNESFCSQDPDPTNSQVDLDAGFFTSYSWNIVNDTEVLGTDRIYTATTPGVYEVTLGNGFTCITDIVEVFDNCAPIINAPNAFAPNGVNNTFFVYPNDYVTNFEIKIYSRWGELVYYSTDLEFRWDGYYRGQLLPQGTFAYVMTFESSLQPERGRIQQRGGVLLLR, encoded by the coding sequence ATGAAAAACCGCCTGAATCCGTCATTTGTCTGGATGCTGATGGTTTTCCTTTGGCTTTTCGGCTATGAATCAAATGCTCAGGTTCAGAACTATTCGGAATACAATTGGCTTTTTGGGAATTCCAATGGAATGATCACCTTCAATAAGTCAGACGCACGGGCTCAGTTGGATGATTTTATGACCACTCCTTTTGGAATCGGAGGGGGAGCAGTCATTTCGGATCCAGTGACAGGAGATCTTTTGTTCTATACTGATGGCGAAAGAATCTATGATGCCAATCACGCTACGCTACCAGGTAATCCACTACTCAACGGTAATCCCTCGATCAATCGATCTGCAGTTGTTTTTCCATTGCCATACTCTACTGGACAGTATTATATTTTTACCAATTCGGGAAGTGCAGGGGTCAATGAGATTCAATATAGTATTGTAGATCGCACTTTGCCCGGAAATGCGGCAGGTGGAGAACCAGCTTTGGGAGATATTGTCAGTACTAACACCAGTACGGGTCTGACCGATCCCGCGGAGGGTATGATTATGATCCGGCAGAATATTGATAACTACTGGTTGATCACGCAGGATCGAAATACCTATGATTATCGCGTTACAGCTATTAGTAGTACTACAGGGGTTGGAGCGACTACCAATTTCAATTTTGATACAGCTACTGATCCGGCATACGAAACTGCCAGTTTTGCCTATGATGCAGTCAATGGACGAATAGCTGTGGCTCCTCGAGATCCAAACAGAAATATTTATATCCTTGATTTTGATGTAGCGACGGGTGTTTTGGCTTTTAATAGAAGCATCCTGAATACTGGAAATGCAGATGCAGCAGGGGAGTCTATCTACGATGTAGAGTGGTCTGCCTCAGGAAATCAGTTGTATTTTACTCGATTTGGAGATGCAGGAGAGTTTGGGGATTTGTATCAATTTGATTTCAATGATCCGGTCGCTACGGTTAATTCCATTCTCTTTCAACCTGTATTTAGAAGCTACGGAATCCAAAGAGGACCAGATCAGAATATTTATCACTTGTATCAACAGTCTAGTGGGGATGCTTTTGAGATCGGTGTGATTACAGAGGCTGATAGTACCTATCATGAAGATAGTTTGGCCTTCAATGTAGGTTATGATAGCCTGGCCTTTACACCAAGCAATATAAATGGTCGTCAATTCCCAGCCTTTGCTGGTGAGCATTTCGAAGAGTTTGATTCAGTAGGCTTTGTCTATTATGATACTTGTACGACTCAAAAGACCAAGTTTATGTCTGTGGTTGAGCCGACTCCCGAAAGTTATGTTTGGGACATGGGCGGAGATACGACGCTGACAGGTCCATCACCAGTACATGTATTTAGCGGAGCAGGGACCTATCCCGTTACCCTCACCGTGACCCTCAATGGGGTTGAAGAAACCTATACGCAAAATGTTACTATTAACGAATTGGACCTGATCATTGATCTAGGGATGGATACGGTAAGATGTCCTGGAGAGGTGTTTACCTACGATGCAGGAGATGGGGCACTGAGCTACGCCTGGAATACGGGTGAAACAACCCAAACCATAGAGGTAGATACGACGGGCACTTTTTCTGTGGCTATCGAGACTCCAGCTGGCTGTATGAATTACGGCTATGTTCAGGTGGTAACCTACGAGGATCAGTCTCAGTTCAGAAACCAATGGTACTTTGGTGAGCAGGCAGGTATTGATTTTAATGACCCTGCAGGTACGGTGGCCATCACCGACGACAACCAGATCAATTCCCCACAGGCGGCTTCTTCGGTGTCTGATCTCAATGGGGATTTGTTGTTTTATACAGATGGAGAGACGGTTTGGAATCGGGAACATAATGTGATGCCCAATGGAACCAATATTGGCGGGGACAACACCTCCATGCAAGGAGCCATGATAGTACCACTGCCGCAGGATACGACGACCTATTATATTTTTACTACTGATCCTGTCTATGGAGACAATACCTTCAATATGAGGTATTCGGTGGTGGATATGAAACTGGACTTGATGCGGGGTGCTGTAGTGCAAAAGAATTTACCTTTCTATACCAATAGCTCTGAGCGAATGACCGCTTTAGGAGTTGGCCAGGGTTTTACTTATCTGATTACCCACGAGTATGGAAACAACCAGTTCAAATCCTATCCAATCTCTGTGTCGGGTATTGGTGAGCCCCTGACCTCTGCTGCGGGTAGCGTACTCCGGTGGGATGAGGAAAAAATGGGAACGGCGGAGCTTCAAATTGCTCAGGCGGGTCAGTATATCGCCATGGCCATTCAGGAGACCACCGAAAATTACGTCGAGCTTTTTGAAATCGATAGTTTGACTGGGGGTATTTCTCAGGTTGCTAAGATCAATATTCAAGAACCTGCTCCTGCACTGGTTTATGGAGTCGAGTTTTCTGCCGGAGCTGAAAAATTATATATCAGTACGAATTCTAATGGATCCAAATTGCTTCAGTACGATTTGGATAGTATTCAGGCACCAACTGCGGAAGCAGATATTGAAGCGACGAAATTTGAATTAGGTTCTAGTGCCAGCTTACAATATGGCGCTTTACAGACTGGTGCGGACGGAATCATCTACATGGCTGTCGATGGACAAGGTACACTTGCTACAATCAATAATCCATCTGGAGACGATGCATCGGCAGGTTTTGTGGAGGATGGTTTTGATTTGGCAGGCAGAACCAGCCGTTTAGGACTTCCCAATTTTGCCCAGTCAGTTCCATTGCCTTTGATGAATCCCGGAGCAGTTATTACCAATGCTTGTTTGGGTCAGGAGGCTGAATTTGATGGTTCAGGAACCTCTATCATTGATACCTATCTCTGGACCTTTGATGATGGAACATTTGCTGATGTAGAAGACACTACCCACGTTTATAACCTGCCAGGCACCTACAATACGTCATTGAGAATTATGAATCGATGTGGTTTGGATACGACCTTTTTACAGCCGGTCGATGTTTACGCAATTCCAACCGCACCTACTGTATTGGATGCAGTGACACTATGTAATGGTCCTGTGACCTTGGAGGCCTGGCCTACGGACACCGCAGCTTTTAGCTATACATGGTCAACAGGGGATACTACGAGACAAATTACCGTTTCACAAGCTAGCCTGATCAGTGTGTTTATCACCGATACGACCGGTTGTCAATCTGAGCCTAGAGAATCATTTGTGGATGACACCAGCCCAATTGTCAATTTGGGGCCTGATCAGTTTATCTGCCAGGATGTGCCTTTCGGTCCTTTGGATGCCCAGAATCCCGGGTCGCAGTTTACATGGACCCTAGATGGTACCGATACAGGAAATAATCTGGCTCAGCAGACGGTGGATACCTCTGTGCCGGGTACCTATGTGTATGAGGTGGAAGTAGTGGATATTTTCGACTGTCGAACAGTGGATGAAATTGAATTGACCGTTCAAAACTTCCCGAACTATACCTTTACCACAACACCAACTACTGGCTGTGGAGCTACGGATGGAGCCATCAATATTGACATTACCGATGCGGGTAGCTTTACCTATGCACTAGCAGGCCCAGTGAGTCTGTTGACTACACCTATTACCGGACCTTCAGGCGATACGCAGTTGTCGAACGCTTTGAGCGGTGGTGCTTATGTGATCAATGTGACCAATACAGTTACTGGCTGTGCTAATAACCAGCAGGCTAATGTGATTGATGGAGGAACTTTTACTTTGGATGTAGTTCCTGTTCCGGGTTGTCCTGGAGATGGAGAGCTGCAGGTGACGGTCAATGCGCCGATTTCGACTGCAGTAGATTATGATTTGCTGGATCAGGTAGGTAATGTGATTTTCTCCTCTACTGCTACTTTGGACGCTTCCAATCAGTTTAGTATTACGAGTCTCGATTCAGGAACTTATAATCTCGTCGTTCAGGGAATGGATGCCTTGGGTAATGTGTGTACGGGAGCATTAAATGATATTGTTCTAAGTGGAAACGATTTAGCGGACTTTACGGTAGCGCCACAGTTTATTTGTGGAGATGAAGGTCAGATCGGAATACTTCCAATCACTGTCAATGCGGCTGATCCGATACTTTATACCTGGTCTGGTTCGGATATCATTGGTTCAGCGCAAGGAGATTCTATCGTAGTAGGTTCTGGTGGTACCTATACGGTGACCTCTTCGGGCACAGGTTACTGCGACTATACGCAGACCGTGAGAGTTACCCAAAATGCACTCCCACAAATAGCCATTGATGTACAAGGGAATGAATGCGACGGTAGTTTGACGTTGGTTGCTGATGTGACCAATCCTCTGGTAGGCAATGCCGCTTACCGATGGGACAATGGAAACCTCACCGCACAAAGGGCGGTGGTCAGCTCTGGAACTTATGAATTGTCTGTATTAGATCAGGGCTCAGGGTGTGTCAATACCGTTTCGACGGATGTGCAAGTCTTTGATGAGCTGACAGTATTCATTGCTTCTGATCCGAATTGTGAAGAAAATGGTGCAGTGAGTTTAAGTGCATTTGCCAATATCACAGAGGATGTGACTTTTACCTGGACAGATTTGAATGGTGATGTGATCACCACATCTGGCGCTGAAATAGATATTACCGAAAGCGGAAATTACTCTGTCAATGTGGCTTCTGATCTGAGCTCCTGTCAGGCTGATGCCAGTATTGACATTGCAGTGATTCCGATCGATGAAGATCAATTGATTTTGCCTCAGAATGAGTCTTTCTGTAGTCAGGATCCAGACCCAACTAATAGTCAGGTGGATTTGGATGCAGGCTTTTTTACTTCCTATTCATGGAATATCGTGAATGATACGGAGGTATTGGGAACGGATCGAATCTACACCGCTACCACTCCTGGTGTCTATGAGGTGACTTTGGGCAATGGTTTTACCTGTATCACGGATATTGTTGAGGTTTTTGACAATTGTGCACCGATTATCAATGCGCCGAATGCTTTTGCACCCAATGGAGTCAACAATACTTTCTTTGTATATCCGAACGACTATGTGACTAATTTCGAAATTAAGATTTATTCTCGATGGGGAGAATTGGTTTATTATTCTACAGATTTGGAGTTCAGGTGGGATGGATACTATAGAGGTCAATTACTGCCTCAAGGGACATTTGCTTATGTCATGA